Genomic segment of Parageobacillus genomosp. 1:
CACTTGAAAGACGTATTCAAGCGCTTTTTCTTGGTGCCCTAATTGAATTAATCCGGCAATCGTATGCAGTTTATTCATATATTCATGATTTTGCACACGCAAAGCGCTGACGAAAGCTTTAACACCTGTCAACTCTTCGGCCAGTTTCTTCACCTCAGTACGATCTTGGAAAATAGCGATGGCACCAACTGTTTTGCCGTTCACTCTTATTGGAATGCGATTGCTCCAAATCGTTAAGTTTCTTATCTGCAATTCTTTGTTATAAATAGGCTGGTTAATTTCTAATATTTCCGGCAGGCGCGTGTCGGGAATAACAGAGCGAATCGGTTTACCGATCACATCGCCTTCAACGCCGAGCATCTGTTTTGCCCGGTCATTAAAAATGGTGATTTTTTCATCACTGTCGATCGCAATGACTCCTTCATGCATCGCATTAAAGGCTTCGGTACGTTCGACAAGCAGCTTGGCGATTTCATGCGGCTCAAGCTGAAACATTTGCCGCTTAATATGGGAAGCAAGCAGCCAAGCGCCGATCCCACCGATGAGTAAAGAAAGGCATATGGTAATTAAAATTTCTTCTTTTAAAGCATAAATCACTTCGAAAAAAGTCGGCAATCGATATGCCGCAATGACGACGCCAATTTGTTGGTGATCTTGACTCATAATCGGGACGAACGCGCGAATGACAGTGCCGATTTCGCCGCGTGCTTTCGATGTGTAAGTATGTTCCGCAAAGGCAGGTCCTTCATCGGCGCCGCGGGAAACGCGTCCAATCATGGATGGGACGGGATGGGAAAGGCGGACTTTATTCATGTCAAGAACAACAATGTAATCGGCATTATGAATAATGCGAACGCGTTCAACAATGATGTTGATGGAAGATCGTTTTTTTTGGGTTCCGACAATATGTGATTTGATTTCGGGAAGCTCTGATACCGTCCGTGCCGTCAACAACGCCCGTTGTCTCAATTCCTCTTCTTTTGTATGAAAAAAGTCGCCGATGACAAACATTCCGCTTAACAATAAGGAAAAGCTAACGATAAAGAAAATTAGGATGGTGATTTTCCAGCGGATAGATAACCGGTGCATTGCTATAAATACCTCATCTTTATGAAAAATAATATAATTTGTATTTATTTTAGCATTTCTGCAACAGTATGATAAAATTTGAGTAAAAACTTATATAAACGGTGCGGAATATGAAAAAGAAATGGTGGATGTTGTTTCTTGTTTTACTTGTCTGTTTAGGAAGTGCATGGCTTTTATTAACACCGCATTTTCGCAATGAAAATATGGTATATGATGATGAGCAACAAGGGCTAAAAAAGCAAATTGTCATTTATTTTAGCCATGTAGTAGCGGAAAATACGCCGAAAGGATTAGCCGCGCAAAAGTTTGCCGATCTTGTCGAGAAAAAAACCAATGGTCGTGTCAAAGTAGAAGTATTTCCGAACGGTTCTTTATATTCTGACGGTGAGGAAATGGATGCATTATTGCGCGGTGACGTGCAAATGATTGCGCCAACGTTTTCGAAGGTGACGGAATTAATTCCCGAATGGCAAGTATTAGATTTGCCGTTTTTATTTCATGATTACAATGATGTGGAGCGGACGTTTACTGAAGATGTTGGAGCGCAGCTTTTGGCAATGCTAGACCAAAAAGGAATTAAAGGATTAGCATTGTGGAGCAACGGTTTTAAACAAATGATGAGCACAAATCGGCCGCTGGTACGACCTGATGATTTTCGCGGATTGCGCTTTCGTATTATGCCAAGCGAAGTGATTGAAAAGCAATTTCGCTTGCTGGGTGGCAAACCGATTGTCGTTTCGTTTGATCATGTATATCGTTCCTTAGAAAATCATGA
This window contains:
- a CDS encoding TRAP transporter substrate-binding protein, producing the protein MKKKWWMLFLVLLVCLGSAWLLLTPHFRNENMVYDDEQQGLKKQIVIYFSHVVAENTPKGLAAQKFADLVEKKTNGRVKVEVFPNGSLYSDGEEMDALLRGDVQMIAPTFSKVTELIPEWQVLDLPFLFHDYNDVERTFTEDVGAQLLAMLDQKGIKGLALWSNGFKQMMSTNRPLVRPDDFRGLRFRIMPSEVIEKQFRLLGGKPIVVSFDHVYRSLENHEFDGQENTISNIYSKGFYKFQPYITISNHGYLGYAVMMNKTFWESLPKDIQQKITEAIQETTMWNLQQSKKQNEQELEKIKQNKNIHIYELSEEEKKRWEQKFAPLYGQFTEEFGDQLLREIKQR
- a CDS encoding sensor histidine kinase, whose amino-acid sequence is MHRLSIRWKITILIFFIVSFSLLLSGMFVIGDFFHTKEEELRQRALLTARTVSELPEIKSHIVGTQKKRSSINIIVERVRIIHNADYIVVLDMNKVRLSHPVPSMIGRVSRGADEGPAFAEHTYTSKARGEIGTVIRAFVPIMSQDHQQIGVVIAAYRLPTFFEVIYALKEEILITICLSLLIGGIGAWLLASHIKRQMFQLEPHEIAKLLVERTEAFNAMHEGVIAIDSDEKITIFNDRAKQMLGVEGDVIGKPIRSVIPDTRLPEILEINQPIYNKELQIRNLTIWSNRIPIRVNGKTVGAIAIFQDRTEVKKLAEELTGVKAFVSALRVQNHEYMNKLHTIAGLIQLGHQEKALEYVFQVTEEQEELTRFLSKHIKDESISGLLLSKVRRGKELGIRVIIDRHSRLHAFPPALDHHDFVVILGNLIENAFDSFQGITDREKEIYVSIEQNDEICSLSVEDNGKGIGEEHLDRIFEEGFSTKGKNGRGLGLYLVKHIVEKGKGHIEVKSEKGKGTIFTITFDM